TTGTGGTCAATGAATCACTAAAACATATCAGACAACATTCAGATTTTAAAGTAATGATGAACGATTCTGATATTCCTGATATAACGGACGATGAGGAACCGGAAATAGAAGAGATGCCGCAGGAGGCTATGATGGAAATGATCCGTTCACTTCCGGAAGGCTATAGGACTGTTTTTAATCTCTATGTATTTGAAAATAAAAGCCATAAACAGATTGCGGAATTGTTGGGGATAGCAGAGAATTCTTCGGCGTCGCAATTTCACAGAGCTAAAGCTATGCTTGTTCAGAAAGTTAAAGAATATAAAATATTAATAAAAGCGCAATATGAGTAATCAATGGTTAAACGATCTGCGCAGGAAGATGGAAGATCACGAAGGTGATGTTCCGGATGGATTATGGGATAACATCAAAGATGAATTATTCGATAAAGATGAGGATAAAAATATTGTTGGGCTTTTTACTGAAGCAAATAAAGCGATCGATAGTGAAGACTCAGATTCAAATAAAAAAAGAGGGGCATTCATTTATCGTATTGCCGGTATAGCCGCTGCGATTGCATTATTTTTTATTGTGGGCAAACAACTATGGGAAGTAAACAATAATGTTAAACCCAAAATTGCCAAGTCAGAAGATAAGGGTTCTGTTGAAAGTAATTCTCAGACGCCAGATAATCGCATTTCCTCATTTAACGAAAAAGGAGAGTCCGATGTTAAGGAATTTGGGCAGAAGAAATATCGTACCCCGGATCAGGATATTTTTTCAACGAATGTATATGCATATGGGAATAGGAGTGGTGTAAGAAATGTCCAGTATAGATTGATAAACGAAGGAACGGATTTGTTGGCTGGCCTGCACACACAATATGCTCCTGTAATTCAAAATCAGATTCCTGGGATTCGTGAAATGAAGAATCTTTTACCTATTAATAGAGAAGAGGAGATTAACAAACTTATTTCTGAAACGGATTTAGGGGTACAGGACAAATCATTAGCAAATACATTAAAAGAAAAAAAACAGAAGAACAAAAAGTCATGGATGCTGAGTTTACTGACAGGTAAAGCCTCATCAAACTCACAACAATTTCCGGGATATGCTACAATCAGCGGAGGTCCGTTAACTCTTGATCAGGTATGGAGTGCATCTGCTTTTTCTGAAGATCCATTTGTAAAAGTTCTTGTGGCTAACCAGAGTCAAAATGTAGAAGCAACGGTAAGGCATAAAGTTCCTCTGAATCTTGGCGTTTCTCTTTATTATAATCTGGGTAAAAAGTGGGGTATAGGGACTGGTTTAAACTATACTAAACTATCTTCTGAACTTCATTCCGGAAGCCAGTCGAACTTTGTAAAAAGTGAACAGACAATACATTATTTGGGCATTCCTGTTCAGGTTAACTACAACGTTATCCAGAAAGGGAATTTTACGGGTTATGTTACCGCAGGAGCGCTTGCTGAAAAATCCGTTGGAGGAAGCTTTAAGACACAATATATTGTTGATAATGAAGTGAATGGTGAAACAAAAGAAAAGCTTGGAAACCAGCCGGTACAGGTTTCACTAAATACAGCTTTAGGGCTGCAGCTAAAACTTGTTGACAAAATAGGCATATATGCAGAGCCCGGTATAGGCTATCATTTTAAAAACGATGGTGCTTTGAATACAATCTATAAAGAGAAGCCTTTGAATTTTAATGTCAAATTCGGAATAAGAGTATTACTTGATTGATTTGTGAGGACCGAAAAATAACAACCAAAATTAAATTAATATCTATGAAAACAAAACTAATTTTTTTATCACTGTTTTTACTTTTAAATCTCTTAAAAGTAAGTGCGCAGTGTTCATTTACACCTACCATTACCAGTCCTAGATTAGGAGCTCAATTTCCCAATAAAGTCGTGTTTTGCAACACGGAATCAGAAGTACTTTCAACACAAACTTATGGTAGTTATCAATGGTACAAACAGGCGTGGACATGGCAGTCCCCCAATACTAATCCTTGGGTTCCTATTTCTGGGGCTACCTCCCAGACTCTGACGATTAATGGTTCAAGTGATATGCTTTATTATTTTAAAGTAGAAGCTACCCTTAATGATTGTACAGCACAAAGCGCAGAAATTATGGCTGATGGATATGCCTATGCACTTCCGGCTATGATGACGACACTCACACCGGGAACTTACGAAGATATAGGTCCGGGAGAATATAATGTATGTAATGGTGCATCGGTACAATTTGATGATATTTTTCCGGTTGTGTATGGAGTTCATACATGGTACAAATGTGCACCGAGCAATATACCACCGGTTTCAGGAGATGGGTGCATCATTTCTGGAGCTACCGGAGATACTTATGTAGCGACAGAATCAGGTGAGTATGGCTTCTATGCATGTACGGCTTATTGTCCTGATCAATGTGAATTCCTGGGATTACAATCTTTTGTAAAGCTAAACTTTGGAAACTGGAACTTTTGTAATCTTGGAACCGGAGAAGTTGATCCTAAAAAAGGGAATGAAATGAGTATTTATCCAAATCCTGCGACTCAGCTTATCTTCATTGGGAAAGATTCGGATAAAGTTTATAAAGAAGTTTCTATAATTGATGCATCAGGAAGACTGGTTTTACAAAAAAAGAACCATACCTATAATCAGCCTATCGATGTAAGCAGTCTTGCTACAGGCAATTATATTATTGTTTCCAAAGATTCTAAAGATAAAATGTACAAAAATAAGTTCATTAAAAAGTAAAATATGAGTGCCCCTTTATAACTCATGTTAGTTTTTTCAATAATTGTGGAGTCGGTGCAGAATTTATTCTGCACCGGTTTTTTTATCCGGAAACAGAACCAATATAGCGTGATGAGTCCTTCTTTTTTTGTAAGAAATGAATTATATTTAACGAGATGTAATTAAAATGGGGATAGAAAAAGCAAAGCTTCACTTGAAAAAATGGAATAAGGATTCCGAAGTGATAATATTCGATACCTCCAGTGCCACGGTGGAGCTGGCTGCAGCAGCATTGAACATTAGTGGAAATAAAATAGCAAAATCTATTTCATTGTACGATGAGAATAATGATGTTATTTTAATTGTAGCCGCAGGGTACCGGAAGATCGATAATAGAAAGTTTAAAGATGAATTTGGATTAAAGGCAAAGATGCTTGCTTTTGAAGATGTGGAACCTTTGGTAGGACATCCTGTTGGTGGTGTTTGTCCGTTTGGTGTCAATTCGCAAGTGTCGGTTTTTTTAGACATTTCGCTTAAAGATTTTGAGTTTGTGTATCCGGCTTGTGGAAGTGCTAACTCAGCTATAAAACTTTCTATTTCTGAATTAGAGGTTTTATCTGGTTTCAAAAAATGGGTTGATGTTACGAAAGGCGGTTGAAAACAACAAAGGAAATACATAAATTCTTGCCAGAGTTTTTAATGATGAATATTTCATTCATTTATAAAAAATGATATATTTACATTAAAACACACTTATGCTGATCAAAATTTATGGAAGCGCAATTCATGGAGTTGCGGCACAAACGATTACTATTGAAGTTAATATTGATACAGGTGGCGTTGGCTATCATTTAGTTGGTCTCCCCGACAATGCGATCAAAGAAAGCAGCTATAGGATTTCTGCAGCATTAAGAAATGTCGGTTTCAAGATTCCCGGTAAAAAAATTACAATTAATATGGCTCCCGCAGATCTTCGGAAAGAAGGTTCCGCATATGACTTAAGTATTGCGATAGGGATTTTAGCTGCATCAGACCAAATTCTTGCTGAAAATATCCACAACTATATCATTATGGGAGAACTTTCATTGGATGGAAGCTTACAACCTATTAAAGGAATTTTACCCATTGCAATCCAGGCGAAGGAGGAGGGTTTTAAGGGGATTATTTTACCCATGCAAAATACCAGAGAAGCTGCTGTGGTGGAAGGAATTGATGTTTATGGAGTCAGTAATATCAAAGAGGTGATTGATTTTTTTAATGAAGGAATACCCATTGAAAAGGTTGTTTTGGATATAAAAAAAGAATTCCAGGAAAAAGTAAATCAGTTTCCTTTTGATTTTTCAGAAGTAAAAGGGCAGGAAACTGTCAATTCCAAAAGAAGATGATAATCCACAATTCGAAATGATAAAATAACAAATAAATTCGAAATTTCACCTTTAAAAAAGGTTTCGTATTTTGAGTAATTAATTTTTTCATATTTTAAATCAATTTAATAAATTGATTATATCTTTGATTTTCAGTGATTTATATTTCATGTTGGATAGGATAAAATTAAAAACTGAATAAAACTATGATAAAATTTTATATTTTTTGGTGGTTTTGTTTTTTTTCGTACATTTGTAATGTCTAAATAGACAGCAAAAAAAAATCTTCTTGTTGCAGCAAGAAGATGGAAGATGGTCATTGAAGGGTGAGATACTTTATAATTTGTAAAATAATGGATTTTAACACACAAAGTATTTCCCCAAATGGGAGAACAAATATACACAATAAAAGTGTATTTGACAAGGAAATCACTAATAAAAAATACAGTGATTTTGTGAAATATGCCTATACAGGCATTATAGAAGGTTATGCAAAGAGTCAGAAATATATAATTGATAACCCTTTTGAATTTTTTAATAAAAGACATCAGGCATCAACTATAAATTCGATGGTATTTGCAAATTTTTATTCTAAACTTAGTTCAGATTTCAAGGCTTTTGATATGACCTTAAAAATAAGCACTTATGGCATGACTTATTTTTTATTGGATAATAAAGCCCTATTCTGTTTTAAAGCTATGGATAAAAATGGGAAAATTAAAAATATCTCAACTGAGAGATTTGAGAACACAACAGCAGGAAATGATGTCTCATTAAAGAAGTCCGTCAGAAAAGAGTTGCAAAGAA
The sequence above is drawn from the Chryseobacterium daecheongense genome and encodes:
- a CDS encoding RNA polymerase sigma factor, which encodes MEANKEQILVNRLLLKEEAAWKELFGAYSGNLSYVCSRYIIDKDDVRDVLQNSFIKMFRSIDSFEYRGSGSLKAWITRIVVNESLKHIRQHSDFKVMMNDSDIPDITDDEEPEIEEMPQEAMMEMIRSLPEGYRTVFNLYVFENKSHKQIAELLGIAENSSASQFHRAKAMLVQKVKEYKILIKAQYE
- a CDS encoding outer membrane beta-barrel protein, giving the protein MSNQWLNDLRRKMEDHEGDVPDGLWDNIKDELFDKDEDKNIVGLFTEANKAIDSEDSDSNKKRGAFIYRIAGIAAAIALFFIVGKQLWEVNNNVKPKIAKSEDKGSVESNSQTPDNRISSFNEKGESDVKEFGQKKYRTPDQDIFSTNVYAYGNRSGVRNVQYRLINEGTDLLAGLHTQYAPVIQNQIPGIREMKNLLPINREEEINKLISETDLGVQDKSLANTLKEKKQKNKKSWMLSLLTGKASSNSQQFPGYATISGGPLTLDQVWSASAFSEDPFVKVLVANQSQNVEATVRHKVPLNLGVSLYYNLGKKWGIGTGLNYTKLSSELHSGSQSNFVKSEQTIHYLGIPVQVNYNVIQKGNFTGYVTAGALAEKSVGGSFKTQYIVDNEVNGETKEKLGNQPVQVSLNTALGLQLKLVDKIGIYAEPGIGYHFKNDGALNTIYKEKPLNFNVKFGIRVLLD
- a CDS encoding T9SS type A sorting domain-containing protein translates to MKTKLIFLSLFLLLNLLKVSAQCSFTPTITSPRLGAQFPNKVVFCNTESEVLSTQTYGSYQWYKQAWTWQSPNTNPWVPISGATSQTLTINGSSDMLYYFKVEATLNDCTAQSAEIMADGYAYALPAMMTTLTPGTYEDIGPGEYNVCNGASVQFDDIFPVVYGVHTWYKCAPSNIPPVSGDGCIISGATGDTYVATESGEYGFYACTAYCPDQCEFLGLQSFVKLNFGNWNFCNLGTGEVDPKKGNEMSIYPNPATQLIFIGKDSDKVYKEVSIIDASGRLVLQKKNHTYNQPIDVSSLATGNYIIVSKDSKDKMYKNKFIKK
- a CDS encoding YbaK/EbsC family protein, yielding MGIEKAKLHLKKWNKDSEVIIFDTSSATVELAAAALNISGNKIAKSISLYDENNDVILIVAAGYRKIDNRKFKDEFGLKAKMLAFEDVEPLVGHPVGGVCPFGVNSQVSVFLDISLKDFEFVYPACGSANSAIKLSISELEVLSGFKKWVDVTKGG